A genome region from Brachymonas denitrificans includes the following:
- a CDS encoding peptidylprolyl isomerase, protein MSTVELHIANLGTITLELDAEKAPITVANFLEYVRNGHYDGTVFHRVIPGFMVQGGGFAPGMQQKPTAKEIQNEANNGLKNDKYTIAMARTSAPHSASAQFFINVANNDFLNHTAPTPQGWGYAVFGKVTGGTEVVDKIAKVATGRRGFHDDVPKEDVVIEKAVAL, encoded by the coding sequence ATGAGCACTGTAGAACTGCACATTGCCAACCTCGGCACCATCACCCTGGAACTGGACGCTGAAAAAGCCCCCATCACCGTCGCCAACTTCCTCGAGTACGTCCGCAACGGCCATTACGACGGCACCGTGTTCCACCGCGTGATTCCCGGCTTCATGGTGCAGGGTGGCGGCTTCGCCCCCGGCATGCAGCAAAAGCCCACCGCCAAGGAAATCCAGAACGAAGCCAACAACGGCCTGAAGAACGACAAGTACACCATCGCCATGGCCCGTACCTCGGCACCGCACTCGGCCAGCGCCCAGTTCTTCATCAACGTGGCCAACAACGACTTCCTGAACCACACCGCTCCCACGCCGCAGGGCTGGGGCTACGCCGTGTTCGGCAAGGTCACCGGCGGCACCGAGGTGGTGGACAAGATCGCCAAGGTCGCCACCGGCCGTCGCGGCTTCCACGATGACGTGCCGAAGGAAGACGTGGTGATCGAGAAGGCCGTGGCGCTGTAA
- a CDS encoding alpha-E domain-containing protein — protein MLSRTADHLLWMARYIERAENTARMLDVNCQTGMLPISAAQAEQGWEGLLSICELLPAYRRRHDDIRPERIIAFMAADADNPSSIIACIQASRENARAVRGQLTTEVWETYNQTWIEAQAMLKTDILTDDPSRFFEWVKDRSHLARGVMLGTMLMDQSLWFLRLGTFLERADNTARLLDVKFHARDKEFHVSDLVDQEELDFYHWSAILRSVSAFEVYRKVYRDVIRPDRVAELLMLRPDMPRSLLASMDEVLTNLDRIGAKTLSSPSRRLAGRIQSELQYGEIHDILETGLHSYLTRFLERIHELGQVITDEFLY, from the coding sequence ATGCTGTCACGCACTGCCGATCACCTCCTGTGGATGGCCCGCTACATCGAGCGCGCCGAAAACACCGCCCGCATGCTGGACGTCAACTGCCAGACCGGCATGCTGCCGATTTCTGCCGCGCAGGCCGAGCAGGGCTGGGAGGGGTTGCTCTCCATCTGCGAGCTGCTGCCGGCCTACCGCCGCCGGCATGACGATATCCGGCCGGAACGCATTATCGCGTTCATGGCCGCCGATGCCGACAACCCGTCCTCCATCATCGCCTGCATCCAGGCCTCGCGCGAGAACGCCCGCGCCGTGCGCGGCCAGCTTACCACCGAAGTCTGGGAAACCTACAACCAGACCTGGATCGAGGCGCAGGCCATGCTGAAAACCGACATCCTCACCGATGACCCCAGCCGTTTCTTCGAGTGGGTGAAGGACCGTTCGCATCTCGCCCGCGGCGTGATGCTGGGCACCATGCTGATGGACCAGTCGCTGTGGTTCCTGCGCCTCGGTACCTTTCTGGAGCGCGCCGACAACACCGCACGCCTGCTGGACGTGAAATTCCACGCCCGCGACAAGGAATTCCACGTCAGTGATCTGGTGGACCAGGAAGAGCTGGACTTCTACCACTGGAGCGCCATCCTGCGCAGTGTCTCGGCCTTCGAGGTGTACCGCAAGGTCTACCGCGACGTGATCCGCCCCGACCGCGTGGCCGAGCTGCTGATGCTGCGCCCCGACATGCCGCGCTCGCTGCTGGCCAGCATGGACGAGGTATTGACCAACCTCGACCGCATCGGTGCGAAAACCCTCAGCAGCCCCTCCCGTCGCCTGGCTGGGCGTATCCAGTCCGAACTGCAATATGGCGAGATTCACGACATCCTGGAAACCGGCCTGCACAGCTACCTTACGCGCTTCCTGGAGCGCATCCACGAACTGGGGCAGGTGATTACGGACGAGTTCCTCTACTAG
- a CDS encoding JmjC domain-containing protein yields the protein MNTDQALPLLGNLSPVQFMRRHWQRKPLLVRQAIPGFQPFLDRRELAALAERDDVESRLITSGTAKGWTFAKGPFPETRLPAWKQRQWTLLVQGVDLHDERVHALMQQFRFIPDARLDDVMISYASDGGGVGPHFDSYDVFLLQAHGQRRWRIGRQKDRTLLPDMPVRILADFQPEEEFVLDPGDMLYLPPGWAHDGVAVGECMTYSIGFRVPQKGDLARELLLRMAEPAEDALGEKLYKDAGQPAVEQGAEIPQAMQQFAFDAVHAAMLDGENIACALGEYLTEPKANVWFDAPEQEPTGLQPGGVRLDRRSRMLYDEHHIFINGESYRAAGKDARLMRKLADERMLKPKAVERASESARELMLSWVDAGWLHDGQ from the coding sequence ATGAACACCGACCAAGCTCTTCCCCTGCTCGGCAATTTGTCGCCCGTGCAATTCATGCGCCGCCACTGGCAGCGCAAGCCCCTGCTGGTGCGCCAGGCCATCCCAGGCTTCCAGCCGTTCCTCGATCGCCGCGAACTGGCCGCGCTGGCCGAGCGCGATGACGTCGAATCGCGCCTGATCACTTCGGGCACCGCCAAAGGCTGGACCTTTGCCAAGGGCCCGTTCCCCGAGACCAGGCTGCCCGCCTGGAAGCAGCGGCAATGGACGCTGCTGGTGCAGGGCGTGGACCTGCACGACGAGCGCGTGCATGCGCTTATGCAGCAGTTCCGCTTCATTCCCGATGCGCGTCTGGACGACGTGATGATCAGCTACGCCAGCGATGGCGGCGGCGTCGGTCCGCATTTCGACAGCTACGACGTATTTCTGCTGCAGGCGCATGGCCAGCGTCGCTGGCGCATCGGCCGCCAGAAGGACCGTACGCTGCTACCCGACATGCCGGTGCGAATCCTGGCCGATTTCCAGCCCGAGGAGGAATTCGTGCTGGATCCGGGCGACATGCTCTACCTGCCGCCGGGCTGGGCGCACGATGGGGTAGCGGTGGGCGAATGCATGACGTACTCCATTGGCTTCCGCGTGCCGCAGAAAGGCGATCTTGCGCGTGAACTATTGCTGCGCATGGCCGAACCGGCCGAGGATGCCCTGGGGGAAAAGCTGTACAAGGATGCCGGCCAGCCGGCCGTGGAGCAGGGCGCGGAAATCCCGCAGGCCATGCAGCAGTTCGCCTTCGACGCCGTTCATGCTGCCATGCTCGATGGCGAAAACATCGCGTGCGCGCTGGGCGAATACCTCACCGAACCCAAGGCCAACGTCTGGTTCGATGCGCCCGAGCAGGAGCCAACCGGACTGCAGCCGGGTGGTGTCCGGCTGGACCGCCGCAGCCGCATGCTGTATGACGAGCACCATATCTTCATCAACGGCGAAAGCTACCGCGCTGCCGGCAAGGACGCGAGGCTGATGCGCAAGCTGGCCGACGAGCGCATGCTCAAGCCCAAAGCGGTGGAGCGTGCCAGCGAGTCGGCTCGCGAATTGATGCTGTCCTGGGTGGATGCTGGCTGGCTGCACGACGGCCAGTAA
- a CDS encoding UDP-2,3-diacylglucosamine diphosphatase — MSDSLSPATPDTALAHVIAPASWRCVDFVSDLHLQQDDATWQAFARYLQQTPADAVFLLGDIFEVWVGDDVTGSAEHGFERAVAAALRTAGATRALYFMHGNRDFLVGQTFCAEAGMTLLQDPCVLEWPQAAGASERILLSHGDALCIDDTQYMQFRAQVRQPAWQQALLQQALEQRLALARQLRAQSESRKNELGVEGYADVDHPLACRWLAEHGCHTLLHGHTHKPAEHVLDASHQPPLRRLVLGDWEMGGHPVRGDVLRWCPGKDQPWDRVPAVSYATGD, encoded by the coding sequence ATGTCTGACTCCCTCTCTCCCGCCACTCCGGATACTGCACTGGCCCACGTGATCGCGCCCGCCAGCTGGCGTTGCGTCGATTTCGTTTCCGACCTGCATCTGCAGCAGGACGACGCCACCTGGCAGGCCTTTGCCCGCTATCTGCAGCAGACGCCGGCCGATGCGGTGTTTCTGCTCGGAGATATCTTCGAGGTGTGGGTGGGGGATGACGTGACCGGGTCAGCCGAACATGGTTTCGAACGCGCAGTGGCCGCTGCCCTGCGCACCGCCGGCGCGACGCGTGCGCTGTATTTCATGCATGGCAACCGCGACTTTCTGGTCGGCCAGACCTTCTGTGCCGAAGCCGGCATGACGCTGCTGCAGGATCCCTGCGTACTGGAGTGGCCCCAGGCTGCCGGCGCCAGCGAGCGCATCCTGCTCAGCCATGGCGATGCACTCTGCATCGACGATACCCAATACATGCAGTTCCGCGCCCAGGTGCGGCAGCCGGCCTGGCAGCAGGCCCTGCTGCAGCAAGCGCTGGAACAGCGCCTGGCGCTGGCGCGCCAGTTGCGCGCGCAGAGCGAATCGCGCAAGAATGAATTGGGAGTCGAAGGCTATGCCGATGTGGACCACCCGCTGGCCTGCCGCTGGCTGGCGGAACATGGCTGCCACACCCTGCTGCATGGCCATACGCACAAGCCGGCGGAACATGTACTCGATGCCTCGCACCAGCCGCCCTTGCGCCGCCTGGTGCTGGGTGACTGGGAGATGGGCGGCCATCCTGTGCGGGGAGACGTGCTGCGCTGGTGTCCTGGCAAAGACCAGCCGTGGGACCGTGTGCCGGCAGTCAGCTACGCCACGGGTGATTGA
- the argJ gene encoding bifunctional glutamate N-acetyltransferase/amino-acid acetyltransferase ArgJ codes for MPVNLTAPRAEDLYPVEGLRLGVTEAGVRKANRKDLTVLLLDEGASVGAVFTRNRYCAAPVQVCREHLEGGQAAIRAMVINTGNANAGTGASGLQAARDTCVALAKELGVQPQQILPFSTGVIMENLPVDRIVAGLPAAIANAQPGNWAQAAEGIMTTDTVPKAFSAQAEVDGVTITVTGISKGAGMIRPNMATMLGFLATDARVSQGVMAQLARELADGSFNRITIDGDTSTNDSFVVIATNKAAHDEITSLDSTAGQALKAAMRGVSRQLAQAIVRDGEGATKFITVRVDGGKTQEECRLAAYAIAHSPLVKTAFFASDPNLGRILAAVGYAGIDDLDQGKIELYLDDVHVVTQGGRNPAYQEEQGQRVMKQAEITVRVDLGRGDASDIVWTCDLSHDYVSINADYRS; via the coding sequence ATGCCCGTGAACCTGACTGCCCCCCGTGCCGAAGACCTGTATCCCGTCGAAGGGCTGCGCCTGGGCGTGACCGAAGCCGGCGTGCGCAAGGCCAACCGCAAGGATCTGACCGTGCTGCTGCTGGATGAGGGTGCCTCTGTCGGCGCCGTGTTCACGCGCAACCGCTACTGCGCTGCTCCGGTGCAGGTCTGCCGCGAGCATCTGGAGGGCGGTCAGGCGGCTATCCGCGCCATGGTCATCAACACCGGTAATGCCAATGCCGGCACGGGCGCTTCCGGCCTGCAGGCTGCGCGCGACACCTGTGTGGCGCTCGCGAAGGAGCTGGGCGTGCAACCTCAGCAGATCCTGCCGTTCTCCACCGGCGTGATCATGGAAAACCTGCCGGTCGACCGCATCGTCGCCGGCCTGCCCGCCGCCATCGCCAATGCCCAGCCCGGCAACTGGGCGCAGGCCGCCGAAGGCATCATGACGACCGACACCGTGCCCAAGGCTTTCAGTGCCCAGGCCGAGGTGGACGGCGTGACCATCACCGTCACCGGCATCAGCAAGGGCGCCGGCATGATCCGCCCCAACATGGCGACCATGCTGGGCTTTCTGGCAACCGACGCGCGCGTCAGCCAGGGCGTGATGGCACAGCTGGCGCGTGAGTTGGCTGATGGCTCCTTCAACCGCATCACCATCGACGGCGACACCTCTACCAACGACTCCTTTGTCGTCATCGCCACCAACAAGGCGGCGCACGACGAAATCACCAGCCTGGACAGCACCGCCGGCCAGGCCCTGAAGGCCGCCATGCGGGGCGTATCGCGCCAGCTGGCCCAGGCCATCGTGCGTGACGGCGAGGGCGCCACCAAGTTCATCACCGTGCGCGTGGATGGGGGCAAGACACAGGAAGAGTGCCGTCTCGCCGCCTACGCCATCGCCCATTCGCCGCTGGTCAAGACCGCCTTCTTCGCCAGCGACCCGAACCTGGGCCGTATCCTGGCTGCCGTCGGCTATGCCGGCATCGACGATCTGGATCAGGGCAAGATCGAACTCTATCTGGACGACGTGCACGTGGTCACGCAGGGTGGCCGCAACCCGGCATACCAGGAAGAGCAGGGCCAGCGCGTGATGAAACAGGCCGAAATCACCGTGCGCGTGGACCTCGGCCGCGGCGACGCCAGCGATATCGTCTGGACCTGCGACCTGAGCCACGATTACGTCAGCATCAACGCAGATTATCGTTCCTGA
- a CDS encoding FKBP-type peptidyl-prolyl cis-trans isomerase — translation MENSSDKTLVTDQSVVALTWIMKDMQGEVLDELQEPVEFLVGGDDLLEAIDEGLLEHKVGDTVELHLEPHHAFGDYDEEKVFLEARKWFPAELEEGMAFDGHALPAGCNADIPKDALYIVTDIYPDHVVLDGNHPLAGIGLELRIKIHSVREATVDEVGRGSAGTGFFKLESGSTLMPGNDTLH, via the coding sequence ATGGAAAATTCATCCGACAAGACTCTGGTGACCGATCAATCGGTCGTGGCGCTGACCTGGATCATGAAAGACATGCAGGGCGAGGTGCTGGACGAACTGCAGGAGCCGGTCGAGTTTCTGGTGGGCGGCGACGACCTGCTGGAGGCCATCGACGAAGGGCTGCTGGAGCACAAGGTGGGCGATACCGTCGAACTGCATCTGGAGCCGCACCACGCGTTTGGCGATTATGACGAAGAGAAGGTCTTTCTCGAGGCGCGCAAGTGGTTCCCGGCCGAACTGGAAGAAGGCATGGCCTTCGACGGGCACGCTTTGCCCGCGGGCTGCAATGCGGATATTCCCAAGGATGCGCTGTACATCGTCACCGACATCTATCCCGACCATGTGGTGCTGGACGGCAATCATCCGCTGGCCGGTATCGGGCTGGAACTGCGCATCAAGATCCACAGCGTGCGCGAGGCGACGGTGGACGAGGTGGGGCGTGGCTCGGCCGGCACCGGCTTCTTCAAGCTGGAATCGGGCAGCACGCTCATGCCGGGGAACGATACGCTGCACTGA
- the secA gene encoding preprotein translocase subunit SecA, with protein MATILTKIFGSRNDRLLGKYRKTVARINALEKDFEQLSDEQIPAKTAEFRERVAKGETLDAILPEAFALVREASKRIMKMRHFDVQMIGGLALHEGKIAEMRTGEGKTLTATLPVYLNALSGNGVHVVTVNDYLANRDAQWMGRLYNFLGLTVGVNLPQMPRNLKQEAYAADITYGTNNEFGFDYLRDNMVYEVAERVQRPLNYAIVDEVDSILIDEARTPLIISGQAEDQTEMYRAMNQVVPYLTRQEGEENLVTGEGVITPGDFTVDEKAHQVYLTEQGHEHAEEVLAKLGLLPEGSSLYDPANISLMHHLYAALRANHLYHRDQHYVVQQGENGPEIVIVDEFTGRLMAGRRWSDGLHQAVEAKEGVPIQAENQTLASITFQNYFRLYAKLSGMTGTADTEAYEFQEIYGLETVVIPPNRPSQRIDQLDRVYKTTPEKYKAAIDDIRECYERGQPVLVGTTSIENSEIISGLLREAGLPHQVLNAKQHEREAEIVVQAGRPHMITIATNMAGRGTDIVLGGSLEKMIAAVENDASLDDAAKQKTIEDLRANWQSDHEKVKELGGLRIIATERHESRRIDNQLRGRSGRQGDPGSSRFYLSLDDQLMRIFAGDRVRAIMDRLKMPEGEAIEAGMVTRSIESAQRKVEARNFDIRKQLLEYDDVSNEQRKVIYRQRNEVLESIGLQEQIDGLRQSSFTDLVHSFVPPQSMEEQWDLAGLEKTLAEDWGLDINLRGMVEASNSITDEEIVEKVLAETDAAFKAKFDLVGEEHFVNFERAVLLQSMDTHWREHLSALDHLRQGIHLRGYAQKQPKQEYKREAFELFGQMLDAIKNDVTRILMNVRIESPQQLDEATEAALPSDGGGYINITYTSPNESGEPESTPAAAGAALAAGALADMPAEAFVGVGRNDPCPCGSGKKYKQCHGKLS; from the coding sequence ATGGCCACCATCCTGACCAAAATCTTCGGCAGCCGCAACGATCGCCTGCTGGGCAAGTACCGCAAGACGGTCGCGCGCATCAATGCGCTCGAAAAGGACTTCGAGCAGCTCTCCGACGAGCAGATCCCTGCCAAGACCGCGGAATTCCGCGAGCGCGTCGCCAAGGGCGAAACGCTGGACGCCATCCTGCCCGAAGCCTTTGCCCTGGTGCGAGAAGCCTCCAAGCGCATCATGAAGATGCGCCACTTCGACGTGCAAATGATTGGCGGTCTGGCGCTGCACGAAGGCAAGATCGCCGAAATGCGCACCGGCGAGGGCAAGACGCTCACTGCAACGCTGCCGGTCTACCTAAATGCCCTGTCCGGCAACGGCGTGCATGTGGTCACCGTGAACGATTACCTGGCCAACCGCGATGCGCAATGGATGGGCCGCCTGTACAACTTCCTGGGCCTGACGGTGGGCGTGAACCTGCCGCAGATGCCGCGCAACCTCAAGCAGGAAGCCTACGCCGCCGACATCACCTACGGCACCAACAACGAATTCGGCTTCGACTACCTGCGCGACAACATGGTGTACGAAGTGGCCGAGCGCGTGCAGCGCCCGCTCAACTACGCCATCGTCGATGAAGTGGATTCCATCCTGATCGACGAGGCGCGCACCCCGCTCATCATCAGCGGCCAGGCCGAAGACCAGACCGAGATGTATCGCGCCATGAACCAGGTGGTGCCCTACCTCACGCGTCAGGAAGGCGAAGAGAACCTGGTCACGGGCGAAGGCGTCATCACCCCCGGCGACTTCACCGTCGATGAAAAGGCGCACCAGGTCTACCTGACCGAGCAGGGCCACGAGCATGCCGAGGAAGTGCTGGCCAAGCTGGGCCTGCTGCCCGAAGGCAGCTCGCTCTACGACCCGGCCAACATCAGCCTGATGCACCACCTGTACGCCGCGCTGCGTGCCAACCACCTGTACCACCGCGACCAGCACTACGTGGTGCAGCAGGGCGAAAACGGCCCCGAAATCGTCATCGTGGATGAATTCACCGGCCGCCTGATGGCCGGCCGCCGCTGGAGCGATGGCCTGCACCAGGCCGTCGAAGCCAAAGAGGGCGTGCCGATCCAGGCCGAGAACCAGACCTTGGCCTCCATCACCTTCCAGAACTACTTCCGCCTGTACGCCAAACTCTCCGGCATGACCGGCACGGCCGACACCGAAGCCTACGAGTTCCAGGAAATCTACGGTCTGGAAACTGTGGTGATTCCGCCCAACCGACCGAGCCAGCGCATCGACCAGCTCGACCGCGTCTACAAGACCACGCCCGAAAAATACAAGGCGGCCATCGACGACATCCGCGAGTGCTACGAGCGCGGCCAGCCGGTGCTGGTGGGCACCACCTCGATCGAGAACTCCGAAATCATTTCGGGCTTGCTGCGCGAAGCCGGCCTGCCGCATCAGGTGCTCAACGCCAAGCAGCACGAGCGCGAGGCCGAGATCGTGGTGCAGGCCGGTCGTCCGCACATGATCACCATCGCCACCAACATGGCCGGCCGTGGTACCGACATCGTGCTGGGTGGCAGCCTGGAGAAGATGATCGCTGCCGTCGAGAACGACGCCAGCCTGGACGATGCCGCCAAGCAGAAGACCATCGAGGATCTGCGCGCCAACTGGCAATCCGACCACGAAAAGGTCAAGGAGCTGGGCGGCCTGCGCATCATCGCCACCGAGCGCCACGAATCGCGCCGCATCGACAACCAGCTGCGCGGCCGATCCGGCCGCCAGGGTGACCCGGGCTCCTCCCGCTTCTACCTGAGCCTGGACGACCAGTTGATGCGCATCTTCGCCGGCGACCGCGTGCGTGCCATCATGGACCGCCTGAAAATGCCCGAAGGCGAGGCGATCGAGGCCGGCATGGTCACGCGCTCCATCGAAAGCGCCCAGCGCAAGGTGGAAGCCCGCAACTTCGACATCCGCAAGCAGCTGCTCGAGTACGACGACGTATCCAACGAGCAACGCAAGGTAATCTACCGCCAGCGCAACGAGGTGCTCGAATCCATCGGCCTGCAGGAGCAGATCGACGGCCTGCGCCAGAGCAGCTTCACCGATCTGGTGCACAGCTTCGTGCCGCCGCAGAGCATGGAAGAGCAGTGGGATCTGGCCGGCCTGGAAAAGACACTGGCCGAGGACTGGGGCCTGGACATCAACCTGCGCGGCATGGTCGAGGCGTCCAACAGCATCACCGACGAGGAGATCGTCGAGAAGGTGCTGGCGGAAACCGACGCTGCCTTCAAGGCCAAGTTCGACCTGGTGGGCGAGGAGCACTTCGTCAACTTCGAGCGCGCCGTGCTGCTGCAGAGCATGGACACGCACTGGCGTGAACACCTGAGCGCGCTGGACCACCTGCGCCAGGGCATCCATCTGCGCGGCTACGCGCAGAAGCAGCCCAAGCAGGAATACAAACGCGAGGCCTTCGAACTGTTCGGCCAGATGCTGGATGCCATCAAGAACGACGTCACACGCATCCTGATGAACGTGCGCATCGAATCGCCGCAACAGCTGGATGAAGCCACCGAAGCCGCGCTGCCCAGCGATGGCGGCGGCTACATCAACATCACCTACACCTCGCCGAACGAAAGCGGCGAGCCGGAAAGCACACCGGCTGCAGCCGGTGCTGCGCTGGCTGCCGGTGCCCTGGCCGACATGCCGGCCGAAGCCTTCGTCGGTGTCGGTCGCAACGATCCCTGCCCCTGCGGCAGCGGCAAGAAGTACAAGCAGTGCCATGGCAAGCTGAGCTGA
- a CDS encoding circularly permuted type 2 ATP-grasp protein — translation MTAFDEMYRFVPYDLAPVRDHYAAYAQWLRQQTPQDLQSLREEAELIFRRVGITFAVYGDKDEDGTGGERLIPFDLLPRVIPVAEWDRLQAGLAQRVTALNRFLHDVYHEQAILKAGIIPSEQVLGNAQFRQQMIGVSVPNGVYSHISGIDVVRATHGEEEGQYFVLEDNLRVPSGVSYMLENRKMMMRLCPELFQSHKVAPVAHYADLLLETLRQSAPAAVSDPVVVVLTPGMYNSAYFEHAFLAQQMGVELVEGQDLFVKDGFCYMRTTQGPQRVDVIYRRIDDDFMDPRVFRKESTLGCAGLMDVYRAGHVAICNAIGTGIADDKSIYPYVPQMIEFYLGEKPLLANVPTWLCRKPDDLRYVLDHLDELVVKEVHGAGGYGMLIGPTASKAEIEEFRAVLQQHPERYIAQPTLSLSTCPTFVDSGVAPRHIDLRPFVLCGKEVQMVAGGLTRVALKEGSLVVNSSQGGGTKDTWVL, via the coding sequence ATGACTGCCTTCGACGAGATGTACCGTTTCGTGCCCTACGACCTGGCGCCGGTACGGGACCATTACGCAGCCTATGCCCAATGGCTGCGGCAACAGACCCCGCAGGATCTGCAATCGTTGCGCGAAGAGGCGGAACTGATCTTTCGCCGCGTCGGCATCACCTTTGCCGTCTATGGCGACAAGGACGAGGACGGCACCGGCGGCGAGCGCCTGATCCCCTTCGACCTGCTTCCCCGCGTCATCCCCGTTGCCGAGTGGGACCGCCTACAGGCCGGCCTGGCGCAGCGGGTTACCGCCCTCAACCGCTTCCTGCACGACGTCTACCATGAGCAGGCCATCCTCAAGGCCGGCATCATCCCGTCCGAACAGGTGCTCGGCAACGCGCAGTTCCGCCAGCAGATGATCGGCGTCAGCGTGCCCAATGGCGTCTACTCGCACATCAGCGGCATCGACGTGGTGCGTGCCACCCACGGCGAGGAAGAGGGCCAGTATTTCGTGCTTGAAGACAATCTGCGCGTGCCCAGCGGCGTGAGCTACATGCTGGAAAACCGCAAGATGATGATGCGGCTGTGTCCGGAACTGTTCCAGTCGCACAAGGTGGCGCCGGTGGCGCATTACGCCGACCTGCTGCTCGAAACCCTGCGCCAGAGCGCTCCCGCCGCGGTTTCCGACCCGGTGGTCGTGGTGCTCACCCCGGGCATGTACAACAGCGCCTATTTCGAGCACGCCTTCCTCGCGCAACAGATGGGCGTGGAACTGGTGGAGGGGCAGGACCTGTTCGTCAAGGACGGCTTCTGCTACATGCGCACCACGCAGGGCCCGCAGCGCGTGGACGTGATCTATCGCCGCATCGATGATGATTTCATGGACCCGCGCGTGTTCCGCAAGGAATCCACCCTGGGCTGCGCCGGCCTGATGGACGTCTACCGCGCCGGCCACGTCGCCATCTGCAACGCCATCGGCACCGGCATTGCCGATGACAAGTCGATCTATCCCTACGTGCCGCAGATGATCGAGTTCTACCTCGGCGAAAAGCCGCTGCTGGCCAACGTGCCAACCTGGCTTTGCCGCAAGCCGGACGACTTGCGCTACGTGCTGGACCATCTCGATGAACTGGTCGTCAAGGAAGTGCATGGGGCCGGCGGCTACGGCATGCTGATCGGTCCCACCGCCAGCAAGGCCGAGATCGAGGAGTTCCGCGCCGTGCTGCAGCAGCACCCGGAGCGCTACATCGCCCAGCCCACGCTCAGCCTCTCCACCTGCCCGACCTTCGTTGACAGTGGCGTGGCTCCGCGCCATATCGACCTGCGCCCCTTCGTGCTCTGCGGCAAGGAAGTGCAGATGGTGGCAGGCGGCCTGACGCGCGTGGCGCTGAAGGAAGGCTCGCTGGTCGTCAACTCCTCCCAGGGCGGCGGCACCAAGGACACCTGGGTGCTCTGA